DNA from Nitrospira sp.:
GCCCATCCTGCCGGCGCTCCTCATTGACCGGATGGTCGCGCAGGATGACCAACGACGCATCCATGATTTTGCGCAACACATCGGCCCCATCACCGGTCGGCAAGGCCTCGGCGATCTGCCGCCCGACCAACTGCTGGGGATCAAGACAGGTCGCGCGCGATTTCCCCCCCACCCACACCATCAAGTGCCGGTGGCCGGAACCGGGATAGAACTGAATCGTCTCCGACCCAAGCTGCTCGTTGACGGCCTCAAGCAATTCCCGCGCTTGCTCCGTGTCGATCAAGCCTGCGGTCGCATCGTCCATGACCACATGCGGCCCCAGTTTCTTGACCTCGACCGCACGATCCTTGCCGCCGGACGGGCCCTCACCGCGTACCGTCACCATCGTGCAGCGGAACACCACGTCCTGTTCACCCACCGTGACCCCGAGCCCTGCCGCCTCCAGCGGACCGGGACCGGGATAGTATTTTCTCGGATCGTACCCCAGTATGGCCACACTCGTGACCTCACTCCCTGCAGGCCCGTTCTCCTGCGGAAGACTCAGGAGCCCGACTTCGCCGCTCTGAGCGATACGATCAAGGTGCGGAGTCACGGCCGCTTCAAGGGGGGTTTTTCCGCCGAGATCCGGACATGGCATGTCGGCCATCCCGTCGGCGTGCAGGATCAAGTACTTCATGCAATGGTCCTGAGATGATCAGACATGAAGGAGGCGGGCCACATCGTCGCGGGTGGCTTTCACCGTTTTAGGCTGACGTGAAATACTGATCGCCGTATCGGCATCCTTCAACCCATGCCCGGTCAAGGTGCAGACGACCGTGGCACCCTCTTTCAACATTCCGGCTTGACTCATTTTAATGACACCGGCCACCGACGTGGCCGACGCCGGTTCGCAAAACACCCCTTCTTCGCTGGCCACCAAGGCATAGGCATGCAGAATCTCCTCATCGGTGACCATGTCGATGGCGCCCGACGATTCCTGCAGGACCGTGAGGGCCGACTGCCAGCTGGCCGGATTGCCGATTCTGATGGCGGTGGCAACGGTTTGAGGTTCTTCCACCACATGGCCCAAGACGATCGGTGCTGCACCGGCAGCCTGAAATCCCATCATGCGGGGCAAGCGCGTCGTTTGATTGGCCGCGCGATACTCCCGATACCCGTTCCAATAGGCGGTAATATTACCCGCATTCCCCACGGGAAGTACATGGATGCTCGGGGCGTCCCCAAGTTCATCGCAGATCTCCATGGCCGCGGTCTTTTGCCCCTCGATGCGGTAGGGGTTCAACGAATTCACCAGCTCGACGGGGTACGAAGCCGCCAGTTCCTTGACGATCGTGAGGGCTTGATCGAAATTCCCTTCGACTTGAATCACCGTGGCCTGATGCATCATGGCTTGCGACAATTTGCCCAGGGCGATCTTTCCCGCCGGAATGAGCACGTAGACGGCCATCCCGGCCCTGGCGCCGTAGGCGGCGGCGGATGCGGAGGTATTCCCTGTAGAGGCACAGATCACCGCCCGCGCTCCCCCTTCGAGCGCCTTGGAGATCGCCATGGTCATCCCCCGGTCCTTGAAGGACCCGGTCGGGTTCACCCCCTCGTACTTGAGATAGAGGTCCACCCCGGGCGCGATTTTTTTCGCAAGCCGCGCCGCATGGATCAAGGGAGTATTGCCCTCGCCCAGCGTGATGACGGGCGTCTGGGCCGTCACGGAAAGAAACTTTCGATACTCTTCGATGATGCCGCGCCAGCGATTCATGACATCCTACTCCGCCACCGAAGAGACAAGACTCGGAGCGCCGAATTCTTCATTCATCCCGCCCTTCAACCCTGATGAGCGTCGCCGGCTCGGAGATATAGGACATGGGGTTGATGTCACGGAGGGCATTCTGTACGTCCCGTTCTTTCGCCATGTGCGTCATGATGACCACCGGCACGGTCTGCCCTTCCTTGCGTCCTTGCTGCAATACCGAGGAAATGCTGATGCCGTAACGGCCCAATACCCCGGCAATCTGCGACAGCACGCCGGGCCGGTCCAGCACCATGAAACGGATGTAGTAGAGCGACGTAATTTCCTCCATCGGCCGCATCCGCAAGGGACGCCGCTGGTCCTGCTGAAACGAGGCGGGCGGGACACGACCGGCGGCATTCTTGAGGAGATTGCGCGCGATGGAGACGACGTCGCCGACGACGGCGCTGCCAGTCGGCATCGAGCCGGCGCCGCGGCCATGGAGCATCACGTCTTCGACGGCATCTCCCACCAACTGAATCGCATTGTAGACGCCGTCCACCTTGGCGATTTGTGAGGCGGACGGCACCATCGTGGGATGGACACGCGCCTCGATTTCGCCGTCGAAATATTTCGCGATCGCCAGCAACTTGATCGTAAACCCGAATTCCTTCGCATAGGCGATGTCGAGCGGCGTCAACCCCGTGATGCCCTCCGTATAGATCTCTTTGAAATTGACGGGCGTCCCGTAGGCCAAACTGACCATGATCGTCAGCTTGTGCGCCGAATCGATTCCTGCGACATCGAAGGTGGGATCGGCCTCGGCATAGCCGGCTCGTTTCGCCTCCTCCAAGACCGTATCGAATCGCTGCCCTTCGCTGGTCATGCGGCTGAGGATGTAATTGGAGGTGCCGTTGATGATGCCGTAGATGGATTGGATATTGTTCGCCGCCAAGCCCTCCGTCAAGGCGCGGATCACCGGAATGCCGCCGCCCACGCTGGCCTCGAATCCGAGATCGATCCCTTGACGGGATGCGGCGGCGAAAATCTCTTCGCCATGCACCGCCAACAGTGCCTTGTTGGCCGTCACCACGTGCTTGCCTCGATGGATCGCGTCCAAGATCACGCGCTTCGCAGTGTCATACCCGCCCATCAGCTCGATCACAATGTCCACACGCGGATCCGCCAACACCTGCTGGATGTCCGTCGTCAGGATCCCCGGCGGGATCGCAATACCGCGGTCGCGCGTGATGTCCAGATCGGCAATGCGGACAAGTCTGATCGGCACGCCGACCCGCCGACGAATCAACTCGGCATTCTCGGTCAAGACCCGGACGACACCGGTCCCCACCGTACCGAAACCGATCAATCCAACCCCGATCTCGGCTTTCATGATTCCTGCCCGTCCAACTTCAAGGCCTTTCTGATGCCGCGCAGGGCCTGGCGGGTTCGGTGTTCATTTTCTACCAGAGCAAATCGCACAAACTCATCCCCACCTTCCCCGAACCCGATACCAGGCGACACCGCCACCTTGGCATCTTTCAGGAGCAGTTTCGAAAATTCCAGCGACCCCATGTGCCGATAGGGGTCAGGGATACGGGCCCAGACGAACATCGTCGCACGCGGCAAGGCCACCGACCAACCGATGCGATTGAGGCCGTTCACGAGCACATTGCGCCGGTTTTGATAGCGCTGCACGACTTCTTTGACACAATCCTGCGGCCCGTTCAACGCCACCGTGCTGGCGATTTGAATCGGCTGAAAGATCCCATAGTCGAGATAACTCTTGATCTTGGCGAGCGCGCCGACCACTTCGCGGTTGCCGACGCAGAATCCGACCCGCCAGCCGGGCATATT
Protein-coding regions in this window:
- a CDS encoding putative phosphoglycerate mutase; this encodes MKYLILHADGMADMPCPDLGGKTPLEAAVTPHLDRIAQSGEVGLLSLPQENGPAGSEVTSVAILGYDPRKYYPGPGPLEAAGLGVTVGEQDVVFRCTMVTVRGEGPSGGKDRAVEVKKLGPHVVMDDATAGLIDTEQARELLEAVNEQLGSETIQFYPGSGHRHLMVWVGGKSRATCLDPQQLVGRQIAEALPTGDGADVLRKIMDASLVILRDHPVNEERRQDGLKPANCLWLWGQGRASLWPPLPERYQVSGVVVSSSDVHRGVGLCAGLESADLPIDGGMEAEEFSGPVEAAVRELAKKDFVYLHAGLSDDVLHAIDVQDKVRAIERFDDQVVGPIVTALATHPAYRLLVVCDPGLAKGRGGEVPPILYALCDSTGQLRSGAAKRFHEQDATGAGVTPRDASKLMARFFPRGA
- a CDS encoding Threonine synthase; its protein translation is MNRWRGIIEEYRKFLSVTAQTPVITLGEGNTPLIHAARLAKKIAPGVDLYLKYEGVNPTGSFKDRGMTMAISKALEGGARAVICASTGNTSASAAAYGARAGMAVYVLIPAGKIALGKLSQAMMHQATVIQVEGNFDQALTIVKELAASYPVELVNSLNPYRIEGQKTAAMEICDELGDAPSIHVLPVGNAGNITAYWNGYREYRAANQTTRLPRMMGFQAAGAAPIVLGHVVEEPQTVATAIRIGNPASWQSALTVLQESSGAIDMVTDEEILHAYALVASEEGVFCEPASATSVAGVIKMSQAGMLKEGATVVCTLTGHGLKDADTAISISRQPKTVKATRDDVARLLHV
- a CDS encoding Homoserine dehydrogenase — protein: MKAEIGVGLIGFGTVGTGVVRVLTENAELIRRRVGVPIRLVRIADLDITRDRGIAIPPGILTTDIQQVLADPRVDIVIELMGGYDTAKRVILDAIHRGKHVVTANKALLAVHGEEIFAAASRQGIDLGFEASVGGGIPVIRALTEGLAANNIQSIYGIINGTSNYILSRMTSEGQRFDTVLEEAKRAGYAEADPTFDVAGIDSAHKLTIMVSLAYGTPVNFKEIYTEGITGLTPLDIAYAKEFGFTIKLLAIAKYFDGEIEARVHPTMVPSASQIAKVDGVYNAIQLVGDAVEDVMLHGRGAGSMPTGSAVVGDVVSIARNLLKNAAGRVPPASFQQDQRRPLRMRPMEEITSLYYIRFMVLDRPGVLSQIAGVLGRYGISISSVLQQGRKEGQTVPVVIMTHMAKERDVQNALRDINPMSYISEPATLIRVEGRDE